The genome window TCGCTGACCGGGTGCCCGGCCAGCTCCTCCCACCGTTCCGAGCCGAAGAACACGGTCTCCCGGAAATCCCGCGGGAACTCGTGCTCGACGGTGTGGACCATCGCCCGGTAGTTCGAGTCCTTGAACCTGCCAGCGGAGAACAGGGCGGTCACCCCCGCCTGGTTCATGGCGTAGGTGAGCTCCCTGGTCCGGTAGGACGGGTTGAGTGTCACGAGGATCAGACCGATCTCCGCAGCGGCGAACTGCAGGACGGTCCACTCCCAGCGGTTCGGCGACCACACCCCGATCCGGTCGCCCTTCCGGTAGCCGGCGGCGTGCAGGCCGGACGCCAGGCGCAGGACCTTGCGATGGAGCTCCTGGTAGGTGAGATGCTTGTCGCCGTAGAAGTCGATGAGTGCGTCATGGTCGGGGAAGGCGGCGACGGTACGCGAGAGATACCGCCCGATGGTCTCGTCGACGAGCGGGACGTCGGTCGGACCGATGGCCTGGGACAGGCCCGGAACCAGGTCGGCCGGGTCGCTCAGCGTGGTGACCGGTGCGGGACGTTGTATGGAGGTCACGGTGGATCAACTCCTGTCGGTGGTGGTGACCCGGGCGAGGATCAGTTCGGCCTGGCGGCGCAGTGGGGCGTCGATCATCTGTCCGTCGACGGTGAAGGCGCCGGAGTTCTCCGCGGCGCCGGCGACCACCCGTCGGGCCCAGTCGATGCTGTCGGGATCGGGACTGTAGGCCTCCCGGATGACCGGGACGAGGCCGGGATGGATGGCGACGGTGGCGGAGAATCCGCTGGCCGCGGCGTCCACCGCCTCGGCGCGTGCGCCGGCCACATCCGAGGTGTCCGCGTGAATGGAGTCGAGGGCGGCCTTGCCTGCGGCCGCCGCGTGCAGCAGCACCAGGGACCGGGTGAGCCGGGGGACCTCGCGGTACCCGCCGGGGTGACCGGACGCCCCTCCCCCGACAGTCGGCGTCTCGTCCGCGCTGTAGCGCGACGCGGTCCCACCGAGGGCGGCGGTGAGATCCTCGGCGCCCCAGAACAGGGCGTCCACCTGCGGGTGGGACGCCAGCGATGCCAGTTCGAGGACGCCGCGGGGTGTCTCGACCAGGGCGATGATCCGCCAGGTCGCGGCCTCCGGGGCGATCTCCGGGAGAGCCTCGACCGAGGCCGCGCCCTCCGCTTTGGGCAGCATGACGGTGGTGAGACCGCTGGCGGCGACGGCGCGGATGTCCGCATCGAAGTCCGGGGTGCCCGGCGGGTTGATCCGGATGATCGTCCGGGCCGGGTCGAGGGACGCGGCGGCGTCGATGATGTGCTGCCGGGCGTGTGCCCGGTTCTCCGCACGGCAGCCGTCCTCAAGATCGAGGATCACGGCGTCTGCCCGCCCGGCGGCCTTGGCGAAGCGTTCGGGCCGGTCGGCGGGGGCGAACAGGAGTGCCGGGCCGGGGGGTGTCCAGCGGCCGGTCATGACGCGTCACCTCCCGCAATTCCGGTCTCCCCGGTTGGTCGGCACTGCACCAGCGTGTCGCGCACCGCAGTGCAGACGATCTCACCATGCTGGTTGCGTCCGATATGCCGCAGCTCGACGATGCCCTGGTTCGGCCGGGACGTCGAGACCCGCTTCGACAGGCAGATCGTCTCCGCGTAGAGCGTGTCGCCGTGGAACATGGGTGCGGGGAAGGTGATCTCACTGAAGCCGAGGTTGGCGACGATGGTGCCCAAGGTCAGCTGGCTCACCGACAGGCCCACCACGGTCGACAGGGTGAACATGGAGTTCACCAGGCGCTCGCCCCGGAATCCCGGCTGGGTGGCCGCCCACGCGGCGTCCAGGTGGAGTGGCTGGGTGTTCATCGTCTGGGTGGTGAACAGGGTGTTGTCAGCCTCGGTGACGGTCCGCCCCGGTCGGTGCAGGTAGGTGGTCCCTTCCTCAAACTCCTCGAGCCACAGACCACGCTGTTCGACGGTGCGGGCGGCGGAGACGGCGTCGCTGCTCATCGCACTACCCCGCCAGGCCCAGGGAACGGGCGATGAGCATGAGCTGCACCTCGGTGGTGCCCTCACCGATCTCGAGGATCTTCGAGTCCCGGTAGTGGCGGGCCACCCGGGTCTCGTTCATGAACCCGGCCCCGCCGAAGACCTGGGTGGCGTCCCGGGCGTTGTCCATCGCCGCATCAGAGGCGACCATCTTGGCGATGGAGGCCTCGGTGCTGAAGTCCGCACCGGTGAGCATCTTGCGCGCCGCGGTCCGCCACGCCTGACGGGCGGTCCAGGCGCGGGCTTCCATCCGGGCGATCTTGAACGAGACGCCCTGGTAGTCGGCGATCGGCCGACCGAAGGACGTGCGCTGCTTCGCGTAGGCCACGGCCTCATCCACGCAGCCCTGCGCGGCACCGGTGGCCAGCGCCGCGATGGCGACACGGCCCTCGGCGAGGATGGAGAGGAACTGGGCGAAGCCGCGACCGCGCGCACCCAGCAGGTTCTCCTCGGGGACGCTGACGTCGTCGTAGCTCAGCGGGTGGGTGTCCGAGCAGTTCCAGCCGACCTTGTCGTAGCCGGGCTCGGCGGTGAAGCCGGGAGTGTCGGTGGGCACGATGATCGCGGAGATCTCCTTGCGTCCGTCCTCGCGGGTTCCGGTCACCGCGGTGGTGGTGACCAGGGAGGTGATGTCCGTCCCGGAGTTCGTGATGAACTGCTTGGAGCCGTTGATCGTCCACCGGCCGCCGTCGAGGGTGGCGGTCGTCTTCGTGCCTCCGGCGTCCGACCCCGCCCCGGGTTCGGTGAGCCCGAAACCTGCGAGTGCCTTTCCGGCGGTGAGATCGGGGAGGTAGCGCTGCTTCTGCTCCTCGGTGCCGAAGCGGTAGATCGGCATCGCACCCAGCGAGCAACCGGCCTCCAGGGTGATGGCGACGGACTGGTCGACGCGGGCGAGTTCCTCCAGGGCGATGCCGAGAGCGAAGTAGTCACCGCCCATACCGCCGTACTCCTCGGAGAAGGGCAGTCCGAACAGACCCATCTCACCCATCTGGGCCTGGATGTCGTAGTCGAAGGTGTGGTTGCGGTAGTTCTCGGTCATCTTCGGGTCGACGACCTCGTGGGCGAACTCCTCGACGGTGTGGCGCAGGGCGACGAGTTCCTCGTTGAGACCGTCGTCGGCGGGGTTGTGGCGGCGGGTGGTTGCTGCGGTCATGGTGGTCATCCTTTGTTCTGGGGGGTGGTCCGTCAGGCGGGGACGGGCGCGGGGTCGGTGGTCTGGTCGGTGGTGGACACGGCGGCGGGGACGGTTGCCAGCACGGTGCCGGCGCCGACCTTCTCGCCGGTCGAGCAGCTGAGCCGCACGATGCCGTCGTGCGGGGCGGTCAGGGAATGTTCCATCTTCATCGCCTCAAGGACGACGAGCGGCTGGCCGGCGGTGACCAGGTCACCGTCGTTGACCGCCACCGCGACGACGGTGCCGGGCATGGGGCTGAGGATCTCGTCCTCGCCCGCGACGCCGTCGGCCGCCGCCGCGGAGAGATCGAGGGGACGGAGCACCCAGGTCCCGGGGCGTCCGGAGACCACCACCGCACCTCCTGCGGCGGCACGGGTGGTCCAGCGGGCCGAGGGGGCGTCGACCCCGGTGCCGGTGAGCACCCGGGTGGTCGCGCCCTCGGGGTCGGTGACGGTGGCAAGCACACCGGCGACGGCCCCGGAGACCGGATCTGCTCCCAGTTCAGCGTCCGGGTCGACCGGGGTGACGGTGAGCGTGCGGACGCCATCGACGTCGGTGAGCACCAGGTCAGCCGGACCGGCGCCGGGGACCGCGGCACGGACCAGGAACGGTGCCGGATCGGCCCCGGCCCGCCAGCCGTCGGCGGCGGTCCAGGAGCGTCCGTGGCCGGTGCTGCGGGCGGTGTCCGCCGCGGCGTCCTGCAGTGCGAGGACGGCGGCGAGCAGGGCCGGCCCGGGGATCGCGGGGGCTGTGTAGGCCCCGGCGATCCGGTCGAGCAGACCGGTGTCCAGCTCCCCGTCGCGGACCAGGGGGTCGGCGAGCAGGTAGCGGCAGAATCCGATGTTCGTGCCGGTGCCGTCCGGGGTCTCCAGACCGGTGAGCACTGTGGTGGCCAGGGCGGCGTCCAGCCGGTCGAGCGCGTGGGTGCGGTCGGTGCCGTGGACGATGACCTTGGCGAGCATCGGGTCGTAGTCCGAGCTGATCTCCTGGCCGGCGACGATGCCGGTGTCCACCCGGACGCCGGGGCCGGTGGGCCAGGCCAGCGTCCCGACCGTCCCGCCGGTCGGCAGGAAGCCGGTGGCGGGTTCCTCGGCGTAGACGCGGGCCTCCACGGCGTGGCCGGTGAGCGTGACATCATCCTGGGTGAGCGGGAGCTTCTCGCCGCGGGCCACCCGGACCTGCAGCTCGACGAGGTCCACGCCGGTGACCAGTTCGGTGACGGGATGCTCGACCTGCAGGCGGGTGTTCATCTCCATGAAGAAGAAGTGGTCCGGGCGGTTCGCCGAGACGATGAACTCCACGGTGCCGGCGCCGCGGTAGCCGCAGGAGCGGGCCGCGTCGCAGGCCGCCTCGCCGATGCGGGCCCGGGTGGCCTCGTCGAGCAGGGCCGAGGGGGCCTCCTCGATGACCTTCTGATGGCGGCGCTGCAGGGAGCACTCACGTTCCCCGAGATGGATCACGTTGCCGTGGACGTCCGCCATGACCTGCACCTCGATGTGGCGGGGGGTGTCGACGAAGTGCTCGATGAACAAGGTGTCATCCCCGAAGGAGGACGCCGCCTCACGACGCGCGGTCACCAGTGCCGCCGGGAGGTCGGCGACGTCGGTGACGACGTGCATACCCTTACCACCGCCACCGGCCGAGGGCTTGATGAGGACGGGGAACTCCACGCCCCGACCGCCGTCGGTGCCGGTGACCCCGGCGACGAGTTCAGCA of Corynebacterium terpenotabidum Y-11 contains these proteins:
- a CDS encoding HpcH/HpaI aldolase/citrate lyase family protein, translated to MTGRWTPPGPALLFAPADRPERFAKAAGRADAVILDLEDGCRAENRAHARQHIIDAAASLDPARTIIRINPPGTPDFDADIRAVAASGLTTVMLPKAEGAASVEALPEIAPEAATWRIIALVETPRGVLELASLASHPQVDALFWGAEDLTAALGGTASRYSADETPTVGGGASGHPGGYREVPRLTRSLVLLHAAAAGKAALDSIHADTSDVAGARAEAVDAAASGFSATVAIHPGLVPVIREAYSPDPDSIDWARRVVAGAAENSGAFTVDGQMIDAPLRRQAELILARVTTTDRS
- a CDS encoding MaoC family dehydratase encodes the protein MSSDAVSAARTVEQRGLWLEEFEEGTTYLHRPGRTVTEADNTLFTTQTMNTQPLHLDAAWAATQPGFRGERLVNSMFTLSTVVGLSVSQLTLGTIVANLGFSEITFPAPMFHGDTLYAETICLSKRVSTSRPNQGIVELRHIGRNQHGEIVCTAVRDTLVQCRPTGETGIAGGDAS
- a CDS encoding ATP-binding protein, yielding MTDFDTDFDTVLIANRGEIACRVIRTVQQMGLRAVAVYSDADTAAPHVTLADTAVRLGPAAASASYLNIERVIAAAVATGAGAIHPGYGFLSENATFARACADAGIVFIGPPADAIEGMGDKITARATVESRGVPTVPGISRPGLTDAELVAGVTGTDGGRGVEFPVLIKPSAGGGGKGMHVVTDVADLPAALVTARREAASSFGDDTLFIEHFVDTPRHIEVQVMADVHGNVIHLGERECSLQRRHQKVIEEAPSALLDEATRARIGEAACDAARSCGYRGAGTVEFIVSANRPDHFFFMEMNTRLQVEHPVTELVTGVDLVELQVRVARGEKLPLTQDDVTLTGHAVEARVYAEEPATGFLPTGGTVGTLAWPTGPGVRVDTGIVAGQEISSDYDPMLAKVIVHGTDRTHALDRLDAALATTVLTGLETPDGTGTNIGFCRYLLADPLVRDGELDTGLLDRIAGAYTAPAIPGPALLAAVLALQDAAADTARSTGHGRSWTAADGWRAGADPAPFLVRAAVPGAGPADLVLTDVDGVRTLTVTPVDPDAELGADPVSGAVAGVLATVTDPEGATTRVLTGTGVDAPSARWTTRAAAGGAVVVSGRPGTWVLRPLDLSAAAADGVAGEDEILSPMPGTVVAVAVNDGDLVTAGQPLVVLEAMKMEHSLTAPHDGIVRLSCSTGEKVGAGTVLATVPAAVSTTDQTTDPAPVPA
- a CDS encoding acyl-CoA dehydrogenase family protein, encoding MTTMTAATTRRHNPADDGLNEELVALRHTVEEFAHEVVDPKMTENYRNHTFDYDIQAQMGEMGLFGLPFSEEYGGMGGDYFALGIALEELARVDQSVAITLEAGCSLGAMPIYRFGTEEQKQRYLPDLTAGKALAGFGLTEPGAGSDAGGTKTTATLDGGRWTINGSKQFITNSGTDITSLVTTTAVTGTREDGRKEISAIIVPTDTPGFTAEPGYDKVGWNCSDTHPLSYDDVSVPEENLLGARGRGFAQFLSILAEGRVAIAALATGAAQGCVDEAVAYAKQRTSFGRPIADYQGVSFKIARMEARAWTARQAWRTAARKMLTGADFSTEASIAKMVASDAAMDNARDATQVFGGAGFMNETRVARHYRDSKILEIGEGTTEVQLMLIARSLGLAG